One region of Cheilinus undulatus linkage group 4, ASM1832078v1, whole genome shotgun sequence genomic DNA includes:
- the LOC121508365 gene encoding serum response factor-like isoform X2 has translation MLAGSGAGMSSRAGSGSEEGRFEEREEGYSGSELDSESGEDEDAVGSGGDRRGVKRERREREVGRQSAGSSGGHGGAFCGLSPGVPGAKPGKKTRGRVKIKMEFIDNKLRRYTTFSKRKTGIMKKAYELSTLTGTQVLLLVASETGHVYTFATRKLQPMITSETGKALIQTCLNSPDSPPRSDPSSDQRMSATGFEETDLTYQVSEADGCSEVAKDLIKPPFTASTGSTQAPLPPPSSSSSVPLVQTSAASWQPPSSTNGTVLKTPAGLMLPGSLTLMSGGVPQQLQTIQVQPQQTTTNQSSSDTQSPASSSAPVVSSSSSSVTGHMMYPGGHTVMYATPTSSLGDGSLTVLNTFPPTGHAQSHDAGSLPQVFLTSLPPVATQIPVSAVQLHPMVISQQSSSSNLTELQVVSLDVHQSKDD, from the exons ATGCTGGCGGGTAGCGGCgctgggatgagcagcagagccgGCTCCGGGAGCGAGGAGGGCCGGTTCGAGGAGCGGGAGGAGGGCTACAGCGGCTCCGAACTGGACTCGGAGTCCGGAGAGGATGAGGACGCGGTGGGTTCCGGCGGGGACAGGAGGGGGGTGAAGCGGGAGAGGAGGGAGCGGGAGGTCGGTAGGCAGTCCGCTGGATCCTCCGGGGGCCACGGCGGGGCCTTCTGTGGACTCAGCCCCGGGGTACCAGGGGCCAAACCCGGGAAGAAGACTAGGGGGAGGGTGAAGATCAAGATGGAGTTCATCGACAACAAACTAAGGAGGTATACCACCTTCAGCAAGAGGAAGACGGGGATCATGAAAAAG GCATACGAGCTGTCCACGCTGACAGGTACCCAGGTGCTGCTGCTCGTAGCCAGTGAGACGGGTCACGTGTACACGTTTGCGACGAGGAAGTTGCAGCCGATGATCACCTCAGAGACAGGTAAAGCTCTGATCCAGACCTGCCTCAACTCCCCCGATTCACCGCCACGATCTGACCCCTCTTCCGACCAGAGGATGAGCGCCACCGGCTTCGAAGAGACCGACCTCACCTACCAGGTGTCTGAGGCTGACGGCTGCTCAGAGGTCGCCAAG GATCTGATCAAACCGCCATTCACCGCATCTACAGGCAGCACACAGGCCCCTCTTCcacccccttcctcctcctcctcagtccCCCTGGTCCAGACCAGCGCCGCCTCCTGGCAGCCGCCTTCCTCCACTAACGGCACCGTGCTGAAGACGCCGGCCGGCCTCATGCTCCCTGGAAGCCTCACCTTGATGTCAG GCGGAGTCCCTCAGCAGCTACAGACCATCCAGGTGCAGCCTCAGCAGACAacgaccaatcagagcagctcAGACACACAAAGCCCTGCCTCCTCTTCAG CCCCCgtcgtctcctcctcctcctcctccgtcaCTGGTCACATGATGTACCCCGGAGGTCACACCGTCATGTATGCCACGCCCACGTCCTCTTTAGGTGACGGCAGCCTCACTGTGCTCAACACCTTCCCCCCAACAGGCCACGCCCAGTCACATGATGCTG GTTCCCTCCCTCAGGTGTTCCTCACCTCCCTGCCTCCTGTCGCCACGCAGATCCCCGTGTCTGCAGTACAGCTGCACCCG ATGGTGATCAgtcagcagagcagcagcagtaaCCTGACGGAGCTGCAGGTCGTCAGCCTGGATGTCCACCAATCAAAAGACGACTGA
- the LOC121509135 gene encoding opsin-5-like, whose product MSASAAGTGVPWRNNSFILGGGRDPPLSDQGETIIGVYLLLLGWLSWFGNSIVLFVLYRQRATLQPTDYLTFNLAVSDASISVFGYSRGIIEIFNVFQDSGFLISSIWTCEVDGFFTLLFGLSSINTLTVISITRYIKGCHPNKAHHISWTTVSVCLVFIWFTAGFWSGAPLLGWGSYKDRGYGTCEIDWAKASYSAVYRSYIISIFIFCFFMPVLIMLFCYVSIINTVKRGNALSAEGDLTDRQRKIERDVTIVSIVICTAFILAWSPYAVVSMWSAWGFHVPNLTSIFTRLFAKSASFYNPLIYFGLSSKFRKDVAVLLPCTRDAKDTVKLKRFKPKADAHGRPAAGGGARLKVKRYTSLKHQKLAHSPDSGMGSPPSTPPPPANKEVFYIEVPQPSENSEYECARL is encoded by the exons ATGTCGGCGTCTGCGGCGGGGACAGGCGTCCCCTGGAGGAACAACAGCTTCATACTGGGAGGGGGCCGGGACCCTCCTCTATCTGATCAGGGGGAGACCATCATCGGGGTgtacctgctgctgctgg GTTGGCTCTCGTGGTTTGGAAACAGTATTGTCCTCTTCGTGTTGTACCGACAGAGAGCCACGCTGCAGCCCACAGACtacctgacctttaacctggcCGTGTCAGACGCCAGCATCTCTGTGTTTGGATACTCACGAGGAATCATCGAGATCTTCAACGTGTTCCAGGACAGCGGCTTCCTCatctcctccatctggacctgCGAG GTAGATGGTTTCTTCACACTGCTTTTTGGCCTGAGCAGCATCAACACTCTGACAGTGATCAGCATCACCCGCTACATAAAAGGATGTCACCCCAACAAAG CCCATCACATCAGCTGGACCACTGTGTCAGTCTGTCTGGTGTTCATCTGGTTCACAGCTGGATTCTGGTCTGGAGCCCCCTTGCTGGGCTGGGGCAGCTATAAAG ACCGTGGTTACGGGACTTGTGAGATCGATTGGGCCAAAGCAAGTTATTCGGCCGTGTACCGGTCCTACATCATCTCCATCTTCATATTCTGCTTCTTCATGCCTGTGCTCATCATGCTCTTCTGCTACGTGTCCATCATAAACACGGTAAAGAGAGGGAATGCGCTGTCTGCTGAGGGCGACCTGACCGACCGCCAGAGGAAGATCGAGAGAGATGTCACCATT GTTTCCATAGTGATCTGCACTGCCTTCATCCTGGCCTGGTCTCCGTACGCTGTGGTGTCCATGTGGTCTGCGTGGGGCTTCCACGTCCCCAACTTGACCAGCATCTTCACCCGCCTTTTTGCCAAATCAGCCAGCTTCTACAACCCGCTCATCTACTTTGGCCTCAGCTCTAAGTTCAGGAAGGATGTGGCAGTGCTGCTGCCGTGCACCCGCGATGCCAAGGACACCGTCAAACTGAAGCGTTTTAAGCCCAAGGCCGATGCCCACGGCCGGCCTGCCGCAGGGGGCGGGGCCAGACTCAAAGTCAAGAGGTACACTTCCCTGAAGCATCAGAAACTCGCCCACAGTCCAGACTCAGGCATGGGGAGCCCTCCCAGCACGCCACCGCCACCTGCCAACAAGGAAGTGTTCTACATAGAAGTCCCCCAACCATCTGAGAACTCTGAGTACGAGTGTGCACGACTCTGA
- the eif4a3 gene encoding eukaryotic initiation factor 4A-III, with amino-acid sequence MAAAGAQGRKRILREEDMTKVEFETSEEVDVTPTFDTMGLREDLLRGIYAYGFEKPSAIQQRAIKQIIKGRDVIAQSQSGTGKTATFCVSVLQCLDIQVRETQALILAPTRELAGQIQKVLLALGDYMNVQCHACIGGTNVGEDIRKLDYGQHVVAGTPGRVFDMIRRRSLRTRAIKMLVLDEADEMLNKGFKEQIYDVYRYLPPATQVVLISATLPHEILEMTNKFMTDPIRILVKRDELTLEGIKQFFVAVEREEWKFDTLCDLYDTLTITQAVIFCNTKRKVDWLTEKMREANFTVSSMHGDMPQKERESIMKEFRSGASRVLISTDVWARGLDVPQVSLIINYDLPNNRELYIHRIGRSGRYGRKGVAINFVKNDDIRILRDIEQYYSTQIDEMPMNVADLI; translated from the exons ATGGCTGCCGCCGGGGCGCAGGGCAGGAAGAGAATCCTGAGGGAGGAGGACATGACTAAGGTGGAGTTTGAGACCAGCGAGGAGGTAGACGTCACCCCCACCTTCGACACCATGGGCCTGAGAGAGGACCTTCTCCGGGGGATCTACGCCTACG GATTCGAGAAGCCGTCTGCAATCCAGCAGCGAGCGATCAAACagatcatcaaaggcagagacGTCATCGCTCA GTCGCAGTCCGGAACAGGAAAGACGGCCACCTTCTGCGTGTCCGTGCTGCAGTGTCTTGACATCCAG GTGAGGGAGACTCAGGCTCTGATCCTCGCTCCGACCAGAGAACTTGCCGGACAGATTCAGAAG GTGCTCCTTGCTCTGGGAGATTACATGAACGTGCAGTGTCATGCCTGCATCGGAGGAACCAATGTGGGCGAGGATATCAGGAAACTGGACTACGGCCAGCACGTGGTCGCAGGGACGCCTGGGCGTGTGTTCG ATATGATCCGCCGCAGGAGTCTGAGGACGAGGGCGATAAAAATGTTGGTCCTGGATGAGGCTGACGAGATGCTGAACAAAG GTTTTAAGGAGCAGATCTACGATGTGTACCGTTACCTTCCTCCAGCAACTCAAGTGGTTCTGATCAGCGCCACGCTACCTCACGAGATCCTGGAGATGACCAACAAGTTCATGACTGACCCTATCCGCATCCTGGTCAAACG TGATGAGTTGACCTTGGAGGGCATAAAGCAGTTCTTCGTGGCCGTGGAGAGAGAGGAGTGGAAGTTTGACACTCTGTGTGACCTGTACGACACTCTGACCATCACACAGGCCGTCATCTTCTGTAACACCAAGAGAAAG GTGGACTGGCTGACGGAGAAAATGAGGGAAGCCAACTTCACGGTGTCATCGATGCACGGAGACATGCCTCAGAAAGAGAGGGAGTCCATCATGAAGGAGTTCAGATCAGGGGCCAG TCGCGTGCTGATCTCCACAGATGTGTGGGCTCGAGGTCTGGACGTCCCCCAGGTGTCTCTGATAATTAACTACGACCTGCCCAACAACAGAGAGCTCTACATTCACAG GATTGGTCGGTCTGGTCGTTACGGAAGAAAGGGTGTGGCCATCAACTTCGTGAAGAATGACGACATCAGGATCCTTCGTGACATCGAGCAGTACTACTCTACCCAGATCGACGAGATGCCCATGAACG TGGCCGACCTGATCTGA
- the LOC121508365 gene encoding serum response factor-like isoform X1 has translation MLAGSGAGMSSRAGSGSEEGRFEEREEGYSGSELDSESGEDEDAVGSGGDRRGVKRERREREVGRQSAGSSGGHGGAFCGLSPGVPGAKPGKKTRGRVKIKMEFIDNKLRRYTTFSKRKTGIMKKAYELSTLTGTQVLLLVASETGHVYTFATRKLQPMITSETGKALIQTCLNSPDSPPRSDPSSDQRMSATGFEETDLTYQVSEADGCSEVAKDLIKPPFTASTGSTQAPLPPPSSSSSVPLVQTSAASWQPPSSTNGTVLKTPAGLMLPGSLTLMSGGALPPGTHTIPLSQLQAPPLALQGPVAPLHASPTQPTTLLRLPTTVSLSGGVPQQLQTIQVQPQQTTTNQSSSDTQSPASSSAPVVSSSSSSVTGHMMYPGGHTVMYATPTSSLGDGSLTVLNTFPPTGHAQSHDAGSLPQVFLTSLPPVATQIPVSAVQLHPMVISQQSSSSNLTELQVVSLDVHQSKDD, from the exons ATGCTGGCGGGTAGCGGCgctgggatgagcagcagagccgGCTCCGGGAGCGAGGAGGGCCGGTTCGAGGAGCGGGAGGAGGGCTACAGCGGCTCCGAACTGGACTCGGAGTCCGGAGAGGATGAGGACGCGGTGGGTTCCGGCGGGGACAGGAGGGGGGTGAAGCGGGAGAGGAGGGAGCGGGAGGTCGGTAGGCAGTCCGCTGGATCCTCCGGGGGCCACGGCGGGGCCTTCTGTGGACTCAGCCCCGGGGTACCAGGGGCCAAACCCGGGAAGAAGACTAGGGGGAGGGTGAAGATCAAGATGGAGTTCATCGACAACAAACTAAGGAGGTATACCACCTTCAGCAAGAGGAAGACGGGGATCATGAAAAAG GCATACGAGCTGTCCACGCTGACAGGTACCCAGGTGCTGCTGCTCGTAGCCAGTGAGACGGGTCACGTGTACACGTTTGCGACGAGGAAGTTGCAGCCGATGATCACCTCAGAGACAGGTAAAGCTCTGATCCAGACCTGCCTCAACTCCCCCGATTCACCGCCACGATCTGACCCCTCTTCCGACCAGAGGATGAGCGCCACCGGCTTCGAAGAGACCGACCTCACCTACCAGGTGTCTGAGGCTGACGGCTGCTCAGAGGTCGCCAAG GATCTGATCAAACCGCCATTCACCGCATCTACAGGCAGCACACAGGCCCCTCTTCcacccccttcctcctcctcctcagtccCCCTGGTCCAGACCAGCGCCGCCTCCTGGCAGCCGCCTTCCTCCACTAACGGCACCGTGCTGAAGACGCCGGCCGGCCTCATGCTCCCTGGAAGCCTCACCTTGATGTCAG GTGGCGCTCTGCCCCCCGGCACACACACCATCCCCCTCAGCCAGCTGCAGGCTCCGCCTCTCGCCCTGCAGGGCCCCGTGGCCCCTCTGCACGCCTCCCCCACACAGCCGACCACGCTGCTCCGCCTCCCCACCACCGTGTCACTGTCAG GCGGAGTCCCTCAGCAGCTACAGACCATCCAGGTGCAGCCTCAGCAGACAacgaccaatcagagcagctcAGACACACAAAGCCCTGCCTCCTCTTCAG CCCCCgtcgtctcctcctcctcctcctccgtcaCTGGTCACATGATGTACCCCGGAGGTCACACCGTCATGTATGCCACGCCCACGTCCTCTTTAGGTGACGGCAGCCTCACTGTGCTCAACACCTTCCCCCCAACAGGCCACGCCCAGTCACATGATGCTG GTTCCCTCCCTCAGGTGTTCCTCACCTCCCTGCCTCCTGTCGCCACGCAGATCCCCGTGTCTGCAGTACAGCTGCACCCG ATGGTGATCAgtcagcagagcagcagcagtaaCCTGACGGAGCTGCAGGTCGTCAGCCTGGATGTCCACCAATCAAAAGACGACTGA